A single Primulina eburnea isolate SZY01 chromosome 11, ASM2296580v1, whole genome shotgun sequence DNA region contains:
- the LOC140806268 gene encoding KH domain-containing protein At4g18375-like isoform X5 produces MMTGQRNNYGKRPHSQSDFAENDRNKRRKSGTDKDPFHIGPDDTVYRYLCPGKKIGSIIGRGGEIVKQLRIDTKSKIQIGESVAGCEERVITIYSASKESSDSDGFDSHLCPAQDALFRVHDRIIAEDAMVEVSEEYPQVTVRLLVPSDQIGCIIGKGGQIVQSIRSETGAQIRIVKDDHLPACALRSDELVQISGDASVVKKALYEIASRLHDNPSRSQHLLSSSARTGYPSGGSVLGSGAGATIMGLTPLVGLYGGYKGERSEWPQSLYSTPRNETSSREFSIRMVCPTANIGGVIGKGGTVINQVRQDSGATVKVDSSAAEGDDCLISISTKEIFEDTFSPAMDAALRLQPRCSEKVERDSGLVSFMTRLLVPTSRIGCLIGKGGSIISEMRKVTKANIRILSKENLPKVASEDEEMVQISGDPDVAKDAFIQVISRLRANVFEKEGAMSAFMPFVPYLPISANGSDSLKYGNRDAKNRERGYSYSGGYGRTADLAPADSYGGPRSGGGGNAYGAYGSYYAGRSVGSG; encoded by the exons AT GATGACCGGTCAGAGGAATAACTATGGCAAACGACCCCATTCCCAGTCTGATTTTGCCGAAAATGACAGGAATAAAAGAAGAAAATCTGGAACGGATAAAGATCCCTTTCATATTGGTCCTGATGACACTGTGTATCGCTATTTGTGCCCAGGGAAGAAAATTGGAAGTATTATTGGAAGGGGAGGAGAAATTGTTAAACAATTAAGAATTGACACTAAATCAAAGATCCAAATTGGTGAGTCTGTTGCAGGATGCGAGGAACGTGTCATTACCATATACAGTGCTAGCAAGGAGAGTAGTGATTCTGACGGATTCGATAGTCATCTTTGTCCTGCTCAAGATGCCCTTTTTAGGGTACATGATAGGATCATTGCTGAGGATGCGATGGTTGAGGTCTCAGAAGAGTACCCACAAGTTACAGTTCGACTTCTGGTACCTTCTGATCAGATTGGTTGCATAATTGGGAAGGGTGGACAGATAGTTCAAAGCATTCGCAGTGAAACTGGGGCACAGATTCGAATTGTAAAGGATGATCATTTGCCAGCATGTGCATTGCGTTCAGATGAACTTGTCCAG ATATCAGGCGACGCTTCTGTGGTGAAGAAAGCTTTGTATGAGATTGCATCTCGCCTGCATGACAATCCATCTCGATCTCAGCATTTGCTTTCTTCTTCTGCTCGTACTGGGTATCCTTCTGGTGGTTCAGTTTTGGGTTCTGGTGCTGGTGCTACAATCATGGGATTAACTCCACTTGTTGGGCTCTATGGGGGATACAAGGGTGAAAGGTCCGAGTGGCCGCAGTCTCTTTACTCAACTCCTAGGAATGAAACATCTTCAAGAGAATTCTCAATTCGCATGGTGTGTCCAACTGCTAATATAGGGGGTGTCATTGGCAAGGGTGGCACGGTAATCAATCAAGTAAGGCAAGATTCTGGGGCAACTGTTAAAGTTGATAGCTCTGCTGCTGAGGGAGATGATTGCTTGATATCTATCTCCACAAAAGAG ATTTTTGAAGATACCTTTTCCCCAGCAATGGATGCTGCATTACGTTTGCAGCCGAGGTGCAGTGAAAAAGTCGAAAGAGATTCTGGCCTTGTTTCTTTTATGACCAGGTTACTCGTTCCTACTTCTCGAATTGGCTGTCTCATTGGAAAAGGAGGGTCCATAATTTCAGAGATGAGGAAAGTGACCAAGGCTAATATTCGCATACTGTCGAAAGAAAACCTGCCTAAGGTTGCTTCTGAAGATGAGGAAATGGTGCAG ATTTCTGGAGATCCTGATGTCGCCAAGGATGCTTTTATACAAGTAATTTCACGCTTGAGggctaatgtttttgaaaaggAGGGTGCTATGTCTGCATTTATGCCTTTTGTCCCATATCTTCCCATATCAGCGAATGGTTCGGACAGCTTGAAATATGGAAACAGGGATGCTAAGAACCGTGAGCGAGGGTATTCTTATTCTGGTGGATATGGTCGTACTGCTGACTTGGCACCAGCCGATAGTTATGGTGGTCCTCgg AGTGGTGGCGGCGGCAATGCTTATGGAGCATATGGAAGCTATTATGCAGGGCGATCTGTTGGTTCTGGGTAA
- the LOC140806268 gene encoding KH domain-containing protein At4g18375-like isoform X1, whose protein sequence is MMTGQRNNYGKRPHSQSDFAENDRNKRRKSGTDKDPFHIGPDDTVYRYLCPGKKIGSIIGRGGEIVKQLRIDTKSKIQIGESVAGCEERVITIYSASKESSDSDGFDSHLCPAQDALFRVHDRIIAEDAMVEVSEEYPQVTVRLLVPSDQIGCIIGKGGQIVQSIRSETGAQIRIVKDDHLPACALRSDELVQISGDASVVKKALYEIASRLHDNPSRSQHLLSSSARTGYPSGGSVLGSGAGATIMGLTPLVGLYGGYKGERSEWPQSLYSTPRNETSSREFSIRMVCPTANIGGVIGKGGTVINQVRQDSGATVKVDSSAAEGDDCLISISTKEIFEDTFSPAMDAALRLQPRCSEKVERDSGLVSFMTRLLVPTSRIGCLIGKGGSIISEMRKVTKANIRILSKENLPKVASEDEEMVQISGDPDVAKDAFIQVISRLRANVFEKEGAMSAFMPFVPYLPISANGSDSLKYGNRDAKNRERGYSYSGGYGRTADLAPADSYGGPRSGGGGNAYGAYGSYYAGRSVGSGFSARSPVSRGRTYDY, encoded by the exons AT GATGACCGGTCAGAGGAATAACTATGGCAAACGACCCCATTCCCAGTCTGATTTTGCCGAAAATGACAGGAATAAAAGAAGAAAATCTGGAACGGATAAAGATCCCTTTCATATTGGTCCTGATGACACTGTGTATCGCTATTTGTGCCCAGGGAAGAAAATTGGAAGTATTATTGGAAGGGGAGGAGAAATTGTTAAACAATTAAGAATTGACACTAAATCAAAGATCCAAATTGGTGAGTCTGTTGCAGGATGCGAGGAACGTGTCATTACCATATACAGTGCTAGCAAGGAGAGTAGTGATTCTGACGGATTCGATAGTCATCTTTGTCCTGCTCAAGATGCCCTTTTTAGGGTACATGATAGGATCATTGCTGAGGATGCGATGGTTGAGGTCTCAGAAGAGTACCCACAAGTTACAGTTCGACTTCTGGTACCTTCTGATCAGATTGGTTGCATAATTGGGAAGGGTGGACAGATAGTTCAAAGCATTCGCAGTGAAACTGGGGCACAGATTCGAATTGTAAAGGATGATCATTTGCCAGCATGTGCATTGCGTTCAGATGAACTTGTCCAG ATATCAGGCGACGCTTCTGTGGTGAAGAAAGCTTTGTATGAGATTGCATCTCGCCTGCATGACAATCCATCTCGATCTCAGCATTTGCTTTCTTCTTCTGCTCGTACTGGGTATCCTTCTGGTGGTTCAGTTTTGGGTTCTGGTGCTGGTGCTACAATCATGGGATTAACTCCACTTGTTGGGCTCTATGGGGGATACAAGGGTGAAAGGTCCGAGTGGCCGCAGTCTCTTTACTCAACTCCTAGGAATGAAACATCTTCAAGAGAATTCTCAATTCGCATGGTGTGTCCAACTGCTAATATAGGGGGTGTCATTGGCAAGGGTGGCACGGTAATCAATCAAGTAAGGCAAGATTCTGGGGCAACTGTTAAAGTTGATAGCTCTGCTGCTGAGGGAGATGATTGCTTGATATCTATCTCCACAAAAGAG ATTTTTGAAGATACCTTTTCCCCAGCAATGGATGCTGCATTACGTTTGCAGCCGAGGTGCAGTGAAAAAGTCGAAAGAGATTCTGGCCTTGTTTCTTTTATGACCAGGTTACTCGTTCCTACTTCTCGAATTGGCTGTCTCATTGGAAAAGGAGGGTCCATAATTTCAGAGATGAGGAAAGTGACCAAGGCTAATATTCGCATACTGTCGAAAGAAAACCTGCCTAAGGTTGCTTCTGAAGATGAGGAAATGGTGCAG ATTTCTGGAGATCCTGATGTCGCCAAGGATGCTTTTATACAAGTAATTTCACGCTTGAGggctaatgtttttgaaaaggAGGGTGCTATGTCTGCATTTATGCCTTTTGTCCCATATCTTCCCATATCAGCGAATGGTTCGGACAGCTTGAAATATGGAAACAGGGATGCTAAGAACCGTGAGCGAGGGTATTCTTATTCTGGTGGATATGGTCGTACTGCTGACTTGGCACCAGCCGATAGTTATGGTGGTCCTCgg AGTGGTGGCGGCGGCAATGCTTATGGAGCATATGGAAGCTATTATGCAGGGCGATCTGTTGGTTCTGG GTTTTCTGCACGTAGTCCTGTTTCACGTGGGAGAACCTATGATTACTAG
- the LOC140806271 gene encoding uncharacterized protein: MDQNKSAFLIGIVGAVITLSAYSQTFMSPTQCITVGLLVLIFGLLVREGILSV, from the coding sequence ATGGATCAAAACAAAAGCGCGTTTCTGATCGGAATCGTAGGTGCGGTAATCACGCTTTCTGCTTATTCTCAGACTTTCATGTCTCCCACACAGTGCATCACGGTTGGATTACTAGTTCTGATCTTTGGCCTTCTTGTTAGAGAAGGTATTCTCTCTGTTTGA
- the LOC140806270 gene encoding two-pore potassium channel 3-like → MEKEPLLPSLDQRRLTPPPPPPPPPIILCPLPEDSEITITIPPLSITPSTKELKDMLIFGSPSSSLGYLNDSPSSNLLDALTLSLSSPKPLLSNPDYARSTVDGERSNLDADNQQSWLIDPDYPFSKSNLHRSKTAPAMVTINEIDHSSGSKPPQFGKSSIIRQGFVLLIIYLGLGVIMYSLSKDKFKGTETHPVVDALYFCVVTMCTIGYGDITPDSTVTKLFSITFVLVGFGFVDILLTGVLSFVLDLQENYLLKTIKSRGAHDPGSYIIDVKKGRMRIRMKVSLALGVVVLCIGTGVAFMHFVERLDWMDSFYLSVMSVTTVGYGDRAFNSLSGRVFASIWLLLSTVAVARAFLYLAEARVDKRNRSMAKWVLGQDMTVAQFLAADIDNHGFVTKSEFIVYKLKEMGKVSEKDILQISKQFERLDSGNCGKITLADLMENHH, encoded by the exons ATGGAAAAGGAGCCGCTCCTCCCTTCTCTCGACCAAAGAAGATTAaccccaccaccaccaccaccaccaccaccaataATACTCTGCCCTTTGCCTGAAGATAGTGAAATTACAATTACTATTCCACCTTTGTCCATTACACCTTCGACCAAAGAACTCAAAGACATGCTCATTTTTGGCTCCCCTTCATCTTCGTTGGGTTATCTTAACGATTCTCCGTCTTCAAATCTTCTTGACGCCTTAACTTTATCACTTTCCTCCCCAAAACCTTTACTTTCCAATCCTGATTATGCAAGATCAACTGTTGATGGGGAAAGATCAAATCTTGACGCAGATAATCAGCAATCTTGGCTGATTGATCCCGATTACCCATTTTCAAAGAGCAATCTTCACAGGTCCAAGACTGCACCGGCCATGGTTACTATTAATGAAATCGATCATTCTTCAGGTTCGAAGCCACCCCAGTTTGGTAAATCATCAATTATAAGACAGGGTtttgttctcttgattatatACTTGGGTCTTGGTGTGATTATGTACTCTTTGAGTAAGGACAAGTTCAAAGGAACGGAGACACACCCTGTTGTTGATGCTCTGTACTTTTGCGTTGTGACTATGTGTACGATTGGTTATGGTGATATAACTCCTGATAGCACTGTGACTAAGTTGTTCTCTATCACATTTGTGCTTGTGGGATTTGGCTTCGTAGATATTTTGTTGACCGGGGTGCTTAGTTTTGTGCTTGATTTGCAAGAGAATTATCTTTTGAAAACTATTAAGAGTAGAGGAGCCCATGACCCTGGATCTTACATAATAGATGTTAAAAAGGGGAGGATGAGGATTCGGATGAAGGTTTCGTTGGCCTTAGGAGTTGTGGTTCTTTGTATTGGAACTGGCGTCGCCTTTATGCATTTCGTTGAGAGGCTGGATTGGATGGATTCGTTCTATTTGTCTGTTATGTCAGTCACGACTGTTGGATACGGTGACAGGGCATTTAATTCTTTAAGTGGTCGAGTTTTTGCATCAATTTGGTTGCTGTTGTCGACAGTTGCAGTTGCTAGAGCTTTTCTTTACTTGGCTGAAGCAAGAGTTGACAAGCGAAATAGAAGTATGGCAAAGTGGGTGCTTGGACAAGATATGACTGTAGCTCAGTTTCTAGCTGCTGACATTGATAACCACGGTTTCGTAAC CAAATCAGAGTTCATAGTATACAAACTTAAAGAGATGGGCAAAGTTTCCGAGAAGGACATTTTGCAGATTTCTAAACAGTTTGAACGGCTGGACTCTGGTAACTGTGGTAAGATCACTCTCGCTGATCTCATGGAAAACCATCACTGA
- the LOC140806268 gene encoding KH domain-containing protein At4g18375-like isoform X2: protein MTGQRNNYGKRPHSQSDFAENDRNKRRKSGTDKDPFHIGPDDTVYRYLCPGKKIGSIIGRGGEIVKQLRIDTKSKIQIGESVAGCEERVITIYSASKESSDSDGFDSHLCPAQDALFRVHDRIIAEDAMVEVSEEYPQVTVRLLVPSDQIGCIIGKGGQIVQSIRSETGAQIRIVKDDHLPACALRSDELVQISGDASVVKKALYEIASRLHDNPSRSQHLLSSSARTGYPSGGSVLGSGAGATIMGLTPLVGLYGGYKGERSEWPQSLYSTPRNETSSREFSIRMVCPTANIGGVIGKGGTVINQVRQDSGATVKVDSSAAEGDDCLISISTKEIFEDTFSPAMDAALRLQPRCSEKVERDSGLVSFMTRLLVPTSRIGCLIGKGGSIISEMRKVTKANIRILSKENLPKVASEDEEMVQISGDPDVAKDAFIQVISRLRANVFEKEGAMSAFMPFVPYLPISANGSDSLKYGNRDAKNRERGYSYSGGYGRTADLAPADSYGGPRSGGGGNAYGAYGSYYAGRSVGSGFSARSPVSRGRTYDY from the exons ATGACCGGTCAGAGGAATAACTATGGCAAACGACCCCATTCCCAGTCTGATTTTGCCGAAAATGACAGGAATAAAAGAAGAAAATCTGGAACGGATAAAGATCCCTTTCATATTGGTCCTGATGACACTGTGTATCGCTATTTGTGCCCAGGGAAGAAAATTGGAAGTATTATTGGAAGGGGAGGAGAAATTGTTAAACAATTAAGAATTGACACTAAATCAAAGATCCAAATTGGTGAGTCTGTTGCAGGATGCGAGGAACGTGTCATTACCATATACAGTGCTAGCAAGGAGAGTAGTGATTCTGACGGATTCGATAGTCATCTTTGTCCTGCTCAAGATGCCCTTTTTAGGGTACATGATAGGATCATTGCTGAGGATGCGATGGTTGAGGTCTCAGAAGAGTACCCACAAGTTACAGTTCGACTTCTGGTACCTTCTGATCAGATTGGTTGCATAATTGGGAAGGGTGGACAGATAGTTCAAAGCATTCGCAGTGAAACTGGGGCACAGATTCGAATTGTAAAGGATGATCATTTGCCAGCATGTGCATTGCGTTCAGATGAACTTGTCCAG ATATCAGGCGACGCTTCTGTGGTGAAGAAAGCTTTGTATGAGATTGCATCTCGCCTGCATGACAATCCATCTCGATCTCAGCATTTGCTTTCTTCTTCTGCTCGTACTGGGTATCCTTCTGGTGGTTCAGTTTTGGGTTCTGGTGCTGGTGCTACAATCATGGGATTAACTCCACTTGTTGGGCTCTATGGGGGATACAAGGGTGAAAGGTCCGAGTGGCCGCAGTCTCTTTACTCAACTCCTAGGAATGAAACATCTTCAAGAGAATTCTCAATTCGCATGGTGTGTCCAACTGCTAATATAGGGGGTGTCATTGGCAAGGGTGGCACGGTAATCAATCAAGTAAGGCAAGATTCTGGGGCAACTGTTAAAGTTGATAGCTCTGCTGCTGAGGGAGATGATTGCTTGATATCTATCTCCACAAAAGAG ATTTTTGAAGATACCTTTTCCCCAGCAATGGATGCTGCATTACGTTTGCAGCCGAGGTGCAGTGAAAAAGTCGAAAGAGATTCTGGCCTTGTTTCTTTTATGACCAGGTTACTCGTTCCTACTTCTCGAATTGGCTGTCTCATTGGAAAAGGAGGGTCCATAATTTCAGAGATGAGGAAAGTGACCAAGGCTAATATTCGCATACTGTCGAAAGAAAACCTGCCTAAGGTTGCTTCTGAAGATGAGGAAATGGTGCAG ATTTCTGGAGATCCTGATGTCGCCAAGGATGCTTTTATACAAGTAATTTCACGCTTGAGggctaatgtttttgaaaaggAGGGTGCTATGTCTGCATTTATGCCTTTTGTCCCATATCTTCCCATATCAGCGAATGGTTCGGACAGCTTGAAATATGGAAACAGGGATGCTAAGAACCGTGAGCGAGGGTATTCTTATTCTGGTGGATATGGTCGTACTGCTGACTTGGCACCAGCCGATAGTTATGGTGGTCCTCgg AGTGGTGGCGGCGGCAATGCTTATGGAGCATATGGAAGCTATTATGCAGGGCGATCTGTTGGTTCTGG GTTTTCTGCACGTAGTCCTGTTTCACGTGGGAGAACCTATGATTACTAG
- the LOC140806268 gene encoding KH domain-containing protein At4g18375-like isoform X4, with product MMTGQRNNYGKRPHSQSDFAENDRNKRRKSGTDKDPFHIGPDDTVYRYLCPGKKIGSIIGRGGEIVKQLRIDTKSKIQIGESVAGCEERVITIYSASKESSDSDGFDSHLCPAQDALFRVHDRIIAEDAMVEVSEEYPQVTVRLLVPSDQIGCIIGKGGQIVQSIRSETGAQIRIVKDDHLPACALRSDELVQISGDASVVKKALYEIASRLHDNPSRSQHLLSSSARTGYPSGGSVLGSGAGATIMGLTPLVGLYGGYKGERSEWPQSLYSTPRNETSSREFSIRMVCPTANIGGVIGKGGTVINQVRQDSGATVKVDSSAAEGDDCLISISTKEIFEDTFSPAMDAALRLQPRCSEKVERDSGLVSFMTRLLVPTSRIGCLIGKGGSIISEMRKVTKANIRILSKENLPKVASEDEEMVQISGDPDVAKDAFIQVISRLRANVFEKEGAMSAFMPFVPYLPISANGSDSLKYGNRDAKNRERGYSYSGGYGRTADLAPADSYGGPRSGGGGNAYGAYGSYYAGRSVGSGFNGL from the exons AT GATGACCGGTCAGAGGAATAACTATGGCAAACGACCCCATTCCCAGTCTGATTTTGCCGAAAATGACAGGAATAAAAGAAGAAAATCTGGAACGGATAAAGATCCCTTTCATATTGGTCCTGATGACACTGTGTATCGCTATTTGTGCCCAGGGAAGAAAATTGGAAGTATTATTGGAAGGGGAGGAGAAATTGTTAAACAATTAAGAATTGACACTAAATCAAAGATCCAAATTGGTGAGTCTGTTGCAGGATGCGAGGAACGTGTCATTACCATATACAGTGCTAGCAAGGAGAGTAGTGATTCTGACGGATTCGATAGTCATCTTTGTCCTGCTCAAGATGCCCTTTTTAGGGTACATGATAGGATCATTGCTGAGGATGCGATGGTTGAGGTCTCAGAAGAGTACCCACAAGTTACAGTTCGACTTCTGGTACCTTCTGATCAGATTGGTTGCATAATTGGGAAGGGTGGACAGATAGTTCAAAGCATTCGCAGTGAAACTGGGGCACAGATTCGAATTGTAAAGGATGATCATTTGCCAGCATGTGCATTGCGTTCAGATGAACTTGTCCAG ATATCAGGCGACGCTTCTGTGGTGAAGAAAGCTTTGTATGAGATTGCATCTCGCCTGCATGACAATCCATCTCGATCTCAGCATTTGCTTTCTTCTTCTGCTCGTACTGGGTATCCTTCTGGTGGTTCAGTTTTGGGTTCTGGTGCTGGTGCTACAATCATGGGATTAACTCCACTTGTTGGGCTCTATGGGGGATACAAGGGTGAAAGGTCCGAGTGGCCGCAGTCTCTTTACTCAACTCCTAGGAATGAAACATCTTCAAGAGAATTCTCAATTCGCATGGTGTGTCCAACTGCTAATATAGGGGGTGTCATTGGCAAGGGTGGCACGGTAATCAATCAAGTAAGGCAAGATTCTGGGGCAACTGTTAAAGTTGATAGCTCTGCTGCTGAGGGAGATGATTGCTTGATATCTATCTCCACAAAAGAG ATTTTTGAAGATACCTTTTCCCCAGCAATGGATGCTGCATTACGTTTGCAGCCGAGGTGCAGTGAAAAAGTCGAAAGAGATTCTGGCCTTGTTTCTTTTATGACCAGGTTACTCGTTCCTACTTCTCGAATTGGCTGTCTCATTGGAAAAGGAGGGTCCATAATTTCAGAGATGAGGAAAGTGACCAAGGCTAATATTCGCATACTGTCGAAAGAAAACCTGCCTAAGGTTGCTTCTGAAGATGAGGAAATGGTGCAG ATTTCTGGAGATCCTGATGTCGCCAAGGATGCTTTTATACAAGTAATTTCACGCTTGAGggctaatgtttttgaaaaggAGGGTGCTATGTCTGCATTTATGCCTTTTGTCCCATATCTTCCCATATCAGCGAATGGTTCGGACAGCTTGAAATATGGAAACAGGGATGCTAAGAACCGTGAGCGAGGGTATTCTTATTCTGGTGGATATGGTCGTACTGCTGACTTGGCACCAGCCGATAGTTATGGTGGTCCTCgg AGTGGTGGCGGCGGCAATGCTTATGGAGCATATGGAAGCTATTATGCAGGGCGATCTGTTGGTTCTGG GTTTAATGGACTGTAG
- the LOC140805023 gene encoding casparian strip membrane protein 1-like, whose product MKEGVLELGVKDSSAPRTGVNRGAAVVDFILRIVALIATLASAIAMGTTNETLPFFTQFIQFRAKYDDLPMFTFFVVANSIVSAYLVLSLALSIFHIVRSGAQKSRVVLIFFDAGMLALLSSGASAAAAIVYLAHKGNTRTNWFAICQQFNSFCERISGSLIGSFAGMVVLILLILLSAAALSRR is encoded by the exons ATGAAGGAAGGCGTGCTCGAACTCGGTGTGAAGGACTCTTCAGCTCCAAGAACTGGGGTGAATCGTGGAGCAGCTGTTGTAGATTTTATCCTTAGAATTGTTGCGCTTATTGCAACCTTAGCAAGTGCTATTGCTATGGGGACAACTAATGAAACGCTTCCGTTTTTCACTCAGTTCATTCAATTTCGGGCTAAATACGACGATCTTCCCATGTTCAC GTTTTTCGTGGTGGCGAATTCTATTGTAAGTGCGTATCTTGTCCTTTCTTTGGCACTGTCCATCTTCCACATTGTAAGAAGTGGAGCACAAAAGAGTAGGGTTGTCTTGATTTTCTTCGACGCA GGAATGTTGGCACTTCTGAGTTCTGGagcatcagcagcagcagcaataGTATACTTAGCACACAAGGGGAACACAAGGACAAATTGGTTCGCCATATGCCAACAGTTCAACTCCTTCTGTGAGCGAATTTCGGGGTCGCTGATCGGATCATTCGCAGGGATGGTAGTTCTCATACTCCTGATCTTGCTGTCTGCTGCTGCTCTCTCGAGACGTTGA
- the LOC140806268 gene encoding KH domain-containing protein At4g18375-like isoform X3, giving the protein MMTGQRNNYGKRPHSQSDFAENDRNKRRKSGTDKDPFHIGPDDTVYRYLCPGKKIGSIIGRGGEIVKQLRIDTKSKIQIGESVAGCEERVITIYSASKESSDSDGFDSHLCPAQDALFRVHDRIIAEDAMVEVSEEYPQVTVRLLVPSDQIGCIIGKGGQIVQSIRSETGAQIRIVKDDHLPACALRSDELVQISGDASVVKKALYEIASRLHDNPSRSQHLLSSSARTGYPSGGSVLGSGAGATIMGLTPLVGLYGGYKGERSEWPQSLYSTPRNETSSREFSIRMVCPTANIGGVIGKGGTVINQVRQDSGATVKVDSSAAEGDDCLISISTKEIFEDTFSPAMDAALRLQPRCSEKVERDSGLVSFMTRLLVPTSRIGCLIGKGGSIISEMRKVTKANIRILSKENLPKVASEDEEMVQISGDPDVAKDAFIQVISRLRANVFEKEGAMSAFMPFVPYLPISANGSDSLKYGNRDAKNRERGYSYSGGYGRTADLAPADSYGGPRSGGGGNAYGAYGSYYAGRSVGSGGVTS; this is encoded by the exons AT GATGACCGGTCAGAGGAATAACTATGGCAAACGACCCCATTCCCAGTCTGATTTTGCCGAAAATGACAGGAATAAAAGAAGAAAATCTGGAACGGATAAAGATCCCTTTCATATTGGTCCTGATGACACTGTGTATCGCTATTTGTGCCCAGGGAAGAAAATTGGAAGTATTATTGGAAGGGGAGGAGAAATTGTTAAACAATTAAGAATTGACACTAAATCAAAGATCCAAATTGGTGAGTCTGTTGCAGGATGCGAGGAACGTGTCATTACCATATACAGTGCTAGCAAGGAGAGTAGTGATTCTGACGGATTCGATAGTCATCTTTGTCCTGCTCAAGATGCCCTTTTTAGGGTACATGATAGGATCATTGCTGAGGATGCGATGGTTGAGGTCTCAGAAGAGTACCCACAAGTTACAGTTCGACTTCTGGTACCTTCTGATCAGATTGGTTGCATAATTGGGAAGGGTGGACAGATAGTTCAAAGCATTCGCAGTGAAACTGGGGCACAGATTCGAATTGTAAAGGATGATCATTTGCCAGCATGTGCATTGCGTTCAGATGAACTTGTCCAG ATATCAGGCGACGCTTCTGTGGTGAAGAAAGCTTTGTATGAGATTGCATCTCGCCTGCATGACAATCCATCTCGATCTCAGCATTTGCTTTCTTCTTCTGCTCGTACTGGGTATCCTTCTGGTGGTTCAGTTTTGGGTTCTGGTGCTGGTGCTACAATCATGGGATTAACTCCACTTGTTGGGCTCTATGGGGGATACAAGGGTGAAAGGTCCGAGTGGCCGCAGTCTCTTTACTCAACTCCTAGGAATGAAACATCTTCAAGAGAATTCTCAATTCGCATGGTGTGTCCAACTGCTAATATAGGGGGTGTCATTGGCAAGGGTGGCACGGTAATCAATCAAGTAAGGCAAGATTCTGGGGCAACTGTTAAAGTTGATAGCTCTGCTGCTGAGGGAGATGATTGCTTGATATCTATCTCCACAAAAGAG ATTTTTGAAGATACCTTTTCCCCAGCAATGGATGCTGCATTACGTTTGCAGCCGAGGTGCAGTGAAAAAGTCGAAAGAGATTCTGGCCTTGTTTCTTTTATGACCAGGTTACTCGTTCCTACTTCTCGAATTGGCTGTCTCATTGGAAAAGGAGGGTCCATAATTTCAGAGATGAGGAAAGTGACCAAGGCTAATATTCGCATACTGTCGAAAGAAAACCTGCCTAAGGTTGCTTCTGAAGATGAGGAAATGGTGCAG ATTTCTGGAGATCCTGATGTCGCCAAGGATGCTTTTATACAAGTAATTTCACGCTTGAGggctaatgtttttgaaaaggAGGGTGCTATGTCTGCATTTATGCCTTTTGTCCCATATCTTCCCATATCAGCGAATGGTTCGGACAGCTTGAAATATGGAAACAGGGATGCTAAGAACCGTGAGCGAGGGTATTCTTATTCTGGTGGATATGGTCGTACTGCTGACTTGGCACCAGCCGATAGTTATGGTGGTCCTCgg AGTGGTGGCGGCGGCAATGCTTATGGAGCATATGGAAGCTATTATGCAGGGCGATCTGTTGGTTCTGG AGGTGTAACCAGTTGA